In a single window of the Oryctolagus cuniculus chromosome 2, mOryCun1.1, whole genome shotgun sequence genome:
- the ELMOD3 gene encoding ELMO domain-containing protein 3 isoform X1, translated as MNEKSCSFHNEEELSDEQVERVSAEYSPSCDKDNSALKAFRGIPISELKNQSILQALTAEANGWEPAGVNTEVLRAQEEWEAVDTIQPETGSRARAEQPGQLVSFSEALQHFQTVDLSSFKKRIQPTVRRTGLAALRHCLFGPPKLHQGLREERDLVLTIAQCGLDSQDPMHGRVLQTIYKKLTGSKFDCALHGDHWEDLGFQGANPATDLRGAGFLALLHLLYLVMDSKTWLMAQEIFRLSRHHIQQFPFCLMSVNITRIAIQALREECLSRECNRQQKVIPVVNSFYAATFLRLAHVWRTQEKTISDSGFVLKDLEVLAKKSPRRLLKTLDIYLAGVSKGQASLLGAQKCPGPQAPHAKDLTFTGVCDLQAHSAEGSGLI; from the exons GTTGAAAGGGTGTCTGCTGAGTACTCTCCATCATGTGACAAGGACAACAGTGCTCTGAAGGCTTTCCGAGGAATTCCT ATCTCAGAGTTGAAGAACCAGAGCATTCTCCAGGCCCTGACAGCAGAAGCTAACGGATGGGAGCCAGCTG GTGTGAATACTGAGGTGCTCAGAGCCCAGGAAGAATGGGAAGCTGTGGACACCATCCAGCCAGAGACAG GGAGCCGGGCCCGCGCAGAGCAGCCTGGGCAGCTGGTCTCTTTCAGTGAGGCTCTGCAGCATTTCCAGACAGTGGACCTCTCCTCCTTCAAG AAAAGAATCCAGCCAACCGTTCGAAGGACCGGGCTCGCTGCCCTCCGGCACTGCCTCTTCGGGCCTCCAAAGCTACACCAGGGCCTTCGGGAAGAAAGGGACTTGGTTCTGACCATTGCTCAAT GTGGCCTGGATAGCCAAGACCCAATGCATGGCCGAGTCCTGCAGACCATCTACAAGAAGCTGACTGGCTCCAAGTTTGACTGCGCCCTGCACGGAGACCACTGGGAAGACCTGGGCTTTCAGG GAGCAAATCCAGCCACAGACCTGAGAGGGGCAGGCTTCCTTGCCCTCCTGCATCTGCTCTACCTGGTGATGGACTCAAAGACCTGGCTGATGGCACAGGAGATCTTCCGCCTGTCTCGGCATCACATCCAG CAGTTCCCGTTCTGTCTGATGTCCGTGAACATCACCCGCATCGCCATCCAGGCCCTGAGGGAGGAATGTCTGTCCAG GGAGTGTAACCGGCAGCAGAAGGTCATCCCCGTAGTGAACAGCTTCTATGCGGCCACTTTCCTCCGGCTCGCCCACGTCTGGAGGACCCAGGAGAAGACCATCTCAGACTCGGGCTTTGTCCTCAAAG ACCTGGAAGTGTTAGCCAAGAAGAGCCCACGACGGCTGCTCAAGACCCTGGACATCTACCTGGCTGGGGTGTCAAAGGGCCAGGCCTCCTTGTTGGGGGCCCAGAAGTGCCCTGGGCCACAAGCCCCTCACGCCAAGGACCTCACCTTCACAGGCGTGTGTGACCTGCAGGCTCACTCAGCTGAAGGCTCCGGGCTGATCTGA
- the ELMOD3 gene encoding ELMO domain-containing protein 3 isoform X2, translated as MNEKSCSFHNEEELSDEQVERVSAEYSPSCDKDNSALKAFRGIPISELKNQSILQALTAEANGWEPAGVNTEVLRAQEEWEAVDTIQPETGSRARAEQPGQLVSFSEALQHFQTVDLSSFKKRIQPTVRRTGLAALRHCLFGPPKLHQGLREERDLVLTIAQCGLDSQDPMHGRVLQTIYKKLTGSKFDCALHGDHWEDLGFQGANPATDLRGAGFLALLHLLYLVMDSKTWLMAQEIFRLSRHHIQFPFCLMSVNITRIAIQALREECLSRECNRQQKVIPVVNSFYAATFLRLAHVWRTQEKTISDSGFVLKDLEVLAKKSPRRLLKTLDIYLAGVSKGQASLLGAQKCPGPQAPHAKDLTFTGVCDLQAHSAEGSGLI; from the exons GTTGAAAGGGTGTCTGCTGAGTACTCTCCATCATGTGACAAGGACAACAGTGCTCTGAAGGCTTTCCGAGGAATTCCT ATCTCAGAGTTGAAGAACCAGAGCATTCTCCAGGCCCTGACAGCAGAAGCTAACGGATGGGAGCCAGCTG GTGTGAATACTGAGGTGCTCAGAGCCCAGGAAGAATGGGAAGCTGTGGACACCATCCAGCCAGAGACAG GGAGCCGGGCCCGCGCAGAGCAGCCTGGGCAGCTGGTCTCTTTCAGTGAGGCTCTGCAGCATTTCCAGACAGTGGACCTCTCCTCCTTCAAG AAAAGAATCCAGCCAACCGTTCGAAGGACCGGGCTCGCTGCCCTCCGGCACTGCCTCTTCGGGCCTCCAAAGCTACACCAGGGCCTTCGGGAAGAAAGGGACTTGGTTCTGACCATTGCTCAAT GTGGCCTGGATAGCCAAGACCCAATGCATGGCCGAGTCCTGCAGACCATCTACAAGAAGCTGACTGGCTCCAAGTTTGACTGCGCCCTGCACGGAGACCACTGGGAAGACCTGGGCTTTCAGG GAGCAAATCCAGCCACAGACCTGAGAGGGGCAGGCTTCCTTGCCCTCCTGCATCTGCTCTACCTGGTGATGGACTCAAAGACCTGGCTGATGGCACAGGAGATCTTCCGCCTGTCTCGGCATCACATCCAG TTCCCGTTCTGTCTGATGTCCGTGAACATCACCCGCATCGCCATCCAGGCCCTGAGGGAGGAATGTCTGTCCAG GGAGTGTAACCGGCAGCAGAAGGTCATCCCCGTAGTGAACAGCTTCTATGCGGCCACTTTCCTCCGGCTCGCCCACGTCTGGAGGACCCAGGAGAAGACCATCTCAGACTCGGGCTTTGTCCTCAAAG ACCTGGAAGTGTTAGCCAAGAAGAGCCCACGACGGCTGCTCAAGACCCTGGACATCTACCTGGCTGGGGTGTCAAAGGGCCAGGCCTCCTTGTTGGGGGCCCAGAAGTGCCCTGGGCCACAAGCCCCTCACGCCAAGGACCTCACCTTCACAGGCGTGTGTGACCTGCAGGCTCACTCAGCTGAAGGCTCCGGGCTGATCTGA